The Chitinophaga sp. H8 genome contains a region encoding:
- a CDS encoding DUF4091 domain-containing protein: MTQQPLNNNSRRTFLKTISLLGGGILWGGQTFCSQSAKNNTDSGMPDNKADYVISAISSLIRVMPDDKLPASNKIAVALAGNEYESFQIVIRAQQDISQVKVVMEPLVNAANTLPEIKWYQVGYVKIDTFQGHPTPLIAASQQPGWYPDPLLERESISLSANWSHAIWCKVHAPAGTPPGVYNSTINIHIGNRVEKINVAVEVYAFSLPERPSLPTLFPMSLDWVAQAYGTLTPAMKKKWMDFVADCRLSPTEMYINPAGTNGARAITPEEYLPFNERMNGFAIYPVTTSWQDRDLDASVLIERFESNRPYIDRLIANGTAAKGNGVFYGFDECEPAHFETMKKVFAHVKQVYPDIPVATTSMHIKSYEQMEAMHIDILILHIFEDIYNNNFADKIRQKGKKVWAYISLQPYAPMPNWRIENNPIEARILLSAMAYHERYDGFLYWSLTQYNKRNEKMPAPIKGNDPVTIEWSVTTPTEEYKWLHGDGILLYPGINGPIGSIRLENIREGLEDYEYYQLLSQKKGPAAAMSAAGQLVTSARQYEQDPQQLYKVRAQIAAAIG, from the coding sequence ATGACACAACAGCCGCTGAATAATAACTCCAGAAGAACATTTCTTAAAACGATCTCCCTGCTGGGAGGCGGTATCCTCTGGGGTGGGCAAACCTTTTGCTCCCAGAGCGCTAAAAACAATACAGACTCAGGTATGCCAGACAACAAGGCGGATTATGTCATCTCTGCTATCAGTAGTTTGATCAGGGTAATGCCGGACGATAAACTACCAGCCAGTAATAAGATTGCCGTAGCATTGGCCGGTAACGAATACGAGAGTTTTCAGATTGTTATCCGTGCCCAACAGGATATCAGTCAGGTAAAAGTAGTGATGGAACCGCTGGTAAATGCGGCCAATACATTGCCTGAAATAAAATGGTACCAGGTGGGTTACGTAAAGATAGACACTTTCCAGGGTCACCCCACTCCGCTGATTGCCGCCAGCCAGCAACCAGGATGGTATCCTGACCCATTGCTGGAAAGGGAGAGCATTTCCCTCAGCGCCAACTGGTCGCACGCAATCTGGTGCAAAGTACATGCGCCTGCCGGCACACCACCTGGGGTATACAACAGCACCATTAATATTCATATAGGCAATAGGGTTGAAAAGATAAACGTAGCCGTAGAAGTATATGCGTTCAGTTTACCAGAGCGCCCTTCCCTTCCTACCCTTTTTCCAATGTCGCTCGACTGGGTGGCACAGGCCTATGGTACCCTCACTCCTGCTATGAAAAAGAAGTGGATGGACTTTGTAGCTGATTGCCGCCTTAGTCCTACAGAGATGTATATCAATCCTGCCGGGACCAATGGTGCGCGGGCCATTACGCCGGAAGAATACCTTCCGTTTAACGAGCGGATGAATGGTTTTGCTATCTACCCTGTCACCACTTCCTGGCAGGACAGAGACCTGGATGCCAGTGTATTGATAGAAAGGTTTGAAAGCAACCGCCCTTACATAGACCGTCTTATTGCCAATGGTACCGCTGCCAAAGGCAATGGTGTGTTTTATGGTTTTGATGAATGTGAGCCAGCTCATTTTGAAACCATGAAAAAAGTATTTGCCCATGTAAAGCAAGTATATCCGGATATCCCTGTTGCCACCACCTCCATGCATATCAAATCCTATGAACAAATGGAAGCGATGCACATTGATATTCTTATCCTTCACATCTTTGAAGATATCTACAACAACAACTTTGCCGATAAGATCAGGCAAAAGGGCAAAAAAGTATGGGCTTATATCTCCCTGCAACCTTATGCGCCTATGCCCAACTGGCGGATAGAAAATAACCCGATAGAAGCCAGGATACTCCTGAGCGCGATGGCTTACCATGAACGGTATGACGGCTTTCTGTACTGGAGCCTAACCCAATACAATAAGAGAAATGAGAAAATGCCGGCGCCTATAAAAGGTAATGATCCTGTTACCATTGAATGGTCTGTTACTACTCCTACAGAGGAATACAAATGGCTGCACGGAGATGGCATCCTGCTTTACCCGGGAATAAACGGCCCCATCGGTAGTATCCGGCTGGAAAACATCCGGGAAGGGTTGGAAGACTACGAATATTACCAACTGTTATCACAAAAGAAAGGACCTGCGGCAGCCATGAGCGCCGCAGGGCAACTTGTTACGTCCGCCAGGCAGTATGAACAGGATCCGCAGCAGCTTTACAAAGTCAGAGCACAAATAGCTGCTGCGATCGGATAA
- a CDS encoding right-handed parallel beta-helix repeat-containing protein, with translation MKLLCCLLLTIIYHPVFCQSSWYVATTGNDSNPGTFAQPWKTIQKAADNATPGSTVYISGGTYIENVVMNVSGTPGAYIVFRNYDATPVIISGNHQPAKLMTLNGVSYVEIRGLHFRDCLGSVSAGIMVLSGGWRGPSHHIRIIGNTIKNLYASADTTTYAPNIYAGGISVAGYDPVDPIRHLLIDSNLVADCRTGWTEAMGITGYVDSFTVSNNTITNTGNIGIDASGHWGISSDPATDFPRNGLITGNHVSKCKSLIEGGTGIYLDGSSNIIIERNIVHENVIGIAVGGETPNYTVRNNIVRNNVSYGNEGCGIGIMGWSPENRAVENCTIINNTTYANAQNPALQYLGEIAVIYSHNTVVKNNISFASNPASKVLFVSDNPVNLQLSYNTYYAAATPAYFDWKGTLYNGFSAYQTGSSNDTYSTFGDPMFANAGSFDFHLQNGSGCIDAGDPAYSPPPEIKDKDGADRKKGANVDRGAFEYDPGPPAIPEAWRLINNGVMVNNGTTLHAGPAAQTFINHGTYEAGNGKDYFIGLRGAASEQEIAGTQKPAFGELYFNNGTTSSCFITNEQGISVSQKLVLNNGITHTLRPLHKNGAVSLLNGAVITGATSNNRHINGYLHKLGNEAFSFPVGSGSRLRTLTVSAPNNANTGIAVAWITGEPAATIDPSDQTTHPTDSAFLQSGIEAISTTGYWDWICTAVHTNTLNVSVSIPDLTGFATAGQLRLAGWNGQIWITLSDTATATGNTEGSILKGVISPDHPVSALAIAKIATGIPGEQLMWTKTGLTTPSAIHINVFPNPATGEIQVKGIPPKTVVKIFDIQGRLIDQKVPAHDTVRFTLKQLAAGTYILRLEDASGKLISGSKFIKQ, from the coding sequence ATGAAACTATTATGCTGTTTATTGCTGACGATCATCTATCACCCTGTCTTTTGCCAGAGTAGCTGGTATGTAGCTACTACTGGCAATGACAGTAATCCCGGCACCTTTGCACAACCCTGGAAAACCATCCAAAAAGCAGCCGACAATGCCACGCCGGGAAGTACCGTTTATATTTCAGGTGGCACTTACATTGAAAATGTAGTCATGAATGTTTCCGGTACTCCCGGAGCATATATTGTATTCCGTAATTATGACGCTACCCCTGTGATCATCAGTGGTAATCACCAACCTGCCAAACTGATGACCCTCAATGGTGTTTCCTATGTTGAAATACGGGGATTGCATTTCAGGGATTGCCTCGGCTCCGTATCGGCAGGGATCATGGTACTGTCCGGTGGATGGCGGGGGCCTTCGCACCACATCCGTATTATCGGAAATACCATTAAAAATCTCTATGCCAGTGCAGATACCACTACCTATGCCCCTAATATTTATGCAGGCGGCATCTCTGTAGCAGGTTATGACCCGGTAGATCCTATCAGACATCTCCTGATAGACAGTAACCTGGTAGCGGATTGCCGCACCGGGTGGACAGAAGCAATGGGTATCACTGGTTATGTAGATAGCTTCACTGTTTCCAATAATACTATTACCAATACCGGCAACATTGGGATCGATGCTTCCGGCCATTGGGGCATCTCCAGTGATCCGGCCACAGACTTTCCGAGAAATGGCCTCATCACCGGCAATCATGTTTCCAAATGTAAAAGCCTGATAGAAGGAGGCACCGGCATTTACCTGGATGGCAGCTCCAATATCATCATAGAACGGAACATCGTCCACGAAAACGTAATAGGAATTGCTGTGGGCGGAGAAACACCTAACTATACCGTACGTAATAACATCGTCAGAAATAATGTCAGTTACGGGAATGAAGGCTGCGGTATTGGTATCATGGGCTGGTCGCCGGAAAACAGGGCAGTCGAAAATTGTACCATCATCAATAATACCACCTATGCCAATGCACAAAACCCTGCCCTCCAATACCTCGGAGAAATTGCCGTGATTTATTCCCACAACACCGTGGTAAAAAACAATATCAGCTTTGCTTCCAACCCTGCCTCTAAAGTACTGTTTGTAAGTGACAACCCCGTCAATCTCCAGCTCTCCTACAACACCTATTATGCTGCTGCCACACCAGCCTACTTTGACTGGAAAGGTACGCTGTACAATGGGTTTAGTGCCTATCAGACTGGAAGTAGTAATGACACTTATTCCACATTTGGGGACCCTATGTTTGCCAATGCCGGTAGCTTTGACTTTCACTTGCAGAACGGATCAGGCTGTATCGATGCAGGAGATCCTGCTTATAGTCCGCCGCCTGAAATAAAAGACAAAGATGGTGCCGATAGAAAAAAAGGAGCTAATGTAGACAGAGGGGCCTTTGAATACGATCCAGGGCCTCCGGCTATCCCTGAAGCCTGGCGGCTGATCAACAATGGTGTAATGGTCAACAATGGCACTACACTTCATGCAGGGCCAGCTGCGCAGACATTTATTAATCATGGTACCTACGAAGCTGGCAATGGAAAGGATTACTTTATCGGACTGCGGGGCGCAGCCAGTGAGCAGGAAATAGCGGGTACTCAAAAGCCGGCTTTTGGAGAATTATACTTCAACAATGGTACCACCAGTAGTTGTTTTATTACGAATGAACAGGGTATTTCAGTCAGCCAAAAACTGGTATTGAATAACGGTATTACCCATACGCTCCGCCCCCTGCATAAAAATGGTGCAGTATCCCTGTTAAATGGCGCAGTCATCACAGGCGCTACCAGCAATAACCGTCACATCAACGGCTACCTTCATAAACTGGGCAACGAAGCCTTTTCCTTTCCTGTTGGCTCAGGCTCGAGGTTGCGCACCTTAACAGTCAGTGCACCCAATAATGCCAATACCGGAATAGCAGTGGCCTGGATAACAGGAGAACCGGCTGCCACGATCGATCCCTCTGACCAAACAACACATCCTACGGATAGCGCCTTCCTGCAAAGTGGTATCGAAGCGATCAGTACTACCGGCTACTGGGACTGGATCTGCACTGCGGTGCATACCAACACACTCAATGTAAGCGTATCTATTCCAGATCTTACGGGATTTGCCACAGCAGGCCAGCTCCGGCTGGCAGGCTGGAATGGGCAAATATGGATCACCTTAAGTGATACGGCTACCGCCACCGGAAATACGGAAGGCAGCATCCTCAAAGGTGTGATATCACCTGATCATCCCGTATCTGCTTTAGCGATTGCTAAAATAGCCACCGGAATACCTGGTGAACAACTGATGTGGACCAAAACAGGACTTACAACGCCGTCGGCTATCCATATCAATGTATTCCCTAACCCAGCTACCGGAGAAATCCAGGTGAAAGGTATACCGCCCAAAACCGTAGTAAAGATATTTGACATACAAGGCAGGCTCATTGATCAGAAAGTCCCGGCG
- a CDS encoding RagB/SusD family nutrient uptake outer membrane protein — MMKLKNIFPVICLLGMLFNTACNKLDSYLDKAESGGMSEDEVFKNFRQTKAYLANIYGTGLFIDWYGGNQWGFSFDGATDDGYGAYKYWPCPKFFYDGSLSPSNNPMDKWADLYFSIRKTNIFLEKIDALPLEPNNAEQAQEKPWMKGEAFFLRAWFYAELYKRYGAVPLIDKPLQITDNLNTPRTSADSVVDFITQYCDSAIALLPLKYSLKDLGRPTRGAARMLKARTLLYAASPWQNTSNDKTRWQKAADAAKALIDEKMYELDASYKGLFHTRNSPEIIFQSNVNDQNHLHDYLMPSQAGFSILQPLQGIVDAYEMNNGMSINTPGSGYDPQDPYKNRDPRFAMSIIYNGRKWRGFTIETFVGGLDGLNKNGGSGEYTHTGYYLGKTLDETGSLTPEWRPGSHYYIFMRFAEALLIYAEAQNEASDNPDQSIYDAINRIRDRQGVKMPPIPQGLSKTEMRECIRHERRIELAFENQRFWDIRRWGITTTVLQEAWGMRITKDANENFTYNKFIIESRTGLKKAWDRYPIPQSELNRNSALIQNTGY, encoded by the coding sequence ATGATGAAACTTAAAAATATATTTCCGGTAATCTGCCTCCTGGGTATGTTATTTAATACTGCCTGCAATAAATTAGATAGTTATCTGGACAAAGCTGAATCGGGAGGTATGTCGGAAGATGAAGTGTTTAAAAACTTCCGGCAAACCAAAGCATACCTCGCCAACATTTATGGCACCGGGCTTTTCATCGACTGGTACGGTGGTAATCAATGGGGCTTTTCTTTTGATGGGGCCACCGATGATGGTTATGGTGCTTATAAATACTGGCCTTGTCCCAAGTTTTTCTATGATGGTTCGCTGTCGCCTTCCAATAACCCGATGGATAAATGGGCTGACCTCTACTTCTCTATCAGGAAAACAAACATCTTCCTGGAAAAAATAGATGCCCTTCCTCTGGAACCTAATAATGCAGAGCAGGCACAGGAAAAACCCTGGATGAAAGGGGAAGCATTCTTTTTAAGAGCCTGGTTCTATGCCGAGCTGTATAAACGTTATGGGGCAGTGCCCTTGATCGATAAACCGCTACAGATCACTGACAACCTGAACACACCCAGGACCTCCGCAGATTCTGTAGTAGATTTTATCACCCAGTATTGCGATAGTGCGATTGCCTTGCTGCCACTTAAATACAGCCTGAAAGATCTGGGAAGGCCCACCAGAGGTGCTGCGAGAATGCTGAAAGCAAGAACATTGCTCTATGCTGCCAGTCCATGGCAAAATACCAGCAATGACAAGACCCGCTGGCAAAAAGCAGCCGATGCGGCTAAGGCGCTCATAGATGAAAAAATGTATGAACTGGATGCCAGCTACAAAGGGCTCTTTCATACCCGCAACTCTCCGGAAATCATCTTCCAGAGTAATGTCAATGACCAGAATCATCTCCATGACTATCTGATGCCTAGTCAGGCAGGCTTTAGTATCCTGCAACCTTTACAAGGTATCGTAGATGCCTACGAAATGAACAATGGCATGTCTATCAACACCCCCGGATCCGGATATGATCCGCAGGATCCCTACAAAAACCGGGACCCCAGGTTTGCGATGTCCATCATTTACAATGGCCGGAAATGGCGGGGCTTTACCATCGAAACCTTTGTGGGAGGCCTGGATGGCTTAAACAAAAACGGTGGTAGCGGGGAGTATACCCATACTGGTTATTACCTGGGTAAAACCCTGGATGAAACCGGCAGCCTTACCCCGGAATGGAGGCCTGGTAGCCATTACTACATTTTCATGCGCTTTGCAGAAGCGCTGCTGATCTATGCAGAAGCACAAAATGAAGCATCCGACAATCCCGACCAGAGCATCTATGATGCCATCAACCGTATCCGTGACCGCCAGGGCGTAAAGATGCCTCCCATCCCCCAAGGGCTTTCCAAAACCGAAATGCGGGAGTGCATCCGGCATGAAAGACGTATTGAACTGGCTTTCGAAAACCAACGCTTCTGGGACATCAGACGCTGGGGAATCACTACTACCGTGTTGCAGGAAGCCTGGGGTATGCGTATCACAAAGGATGCGAATGAAAATTTCACCTACAACAAGTTTATCATTGAAAGCCGTACCGGGTTGAAGAAAGCCTGGGATCGCTATCCTATTCCCCAATCAGAACTGAACAGGAATAGCGCATTGATACAAAATACCGGATACTAA